GTGGTCGCCAGGGCCGAGACGGTGACCATGTTGATGTACTCGGCCAGGAAGAACAGCGCGAACTTCAGCGAGGAGTACTCGGTGTGGAACCCGCCGACCAGCTCGGACTCGGCCTCCGGCAGGTCGAAGGGTGCCCGGTTGGTCTCGCCGACCATCGCGACGGCGTAGACCAGGAAGCTGAACGGCAGCAGCGCGAAGAACCAGCCGTTCTGCTGCGCGGCCACGATTCCCGAGGTGGAAAGCGTTCCCGAGTAGAGGATGACCGCGATGAACGAGAGTCCCATCGCGATCTCGTAGGAGATAACCTGCGCGGCGGAGCGCAGCGCGCCGAGCAGTGGGTAGGGGGATCCGGAAGACCAGCCGGCCAGCACGATGCCGTAAACCCCGACGGCGGCGCAGGCCAGCACCACGAGCAGGCTGACCGGCAGTTCCACCAGCTGTAGCGCGGTGGGCTCGCCGAAGATGGTGACTTCGCCGCCGATCGGGATGACCGAGAAGGCGACCAGCGCCGGGGTGGCCGAGATGACCGGCGCGAGGATGTAGATCCACTTGTCGGCCATCACCGGGCGGATGTCCTCTTTGAACGCGAGCTTGAGCCCGTCGGCCAACGACTGCAGCATCCCGAAGGGTCCGGCGCGGTTCGGCCCGGGCCGCTGCTGCATCCTGCCGATGACCCTGCGCTCGGCCCAGATGGTCAGCAGCGTCATGACCACCAGGAAGGCGAACGTGGCCACGACCTTGATCAGGATGAGCCAGATGGGGTCGTCGGAGATCAGCCGTGCCGTCTCGTTCATGCGACACCCCCGTCGGTGCCGGTGTGGCCGTTGCCGTTCGGACCGTGCCCGGCGGCGCCGAGACCGCCCGCGCCGTGACCGTTGGCGCCGTCGTCGTGACCGTTGGCGCCGTGGCCGTTGGTCACCGCCGCCGAGACCGCCTCCCCCGCCGCGGTTTCATCCGGTTCCGGGCTTTTCGGCCCACCACCGGGCGGGGGCAGTGGACCGGCCGCGAGACCGACCACCGTGCCGTGCCCAGCCCCGAGCACGCTCTGGACCTTGGCCGGTCCGGAGTTGCCCGGCAACCAGACCACGCCGTCCGGCATCTCGACGATCTCGGACTCCAGCGCGACGGTTCCCCGCTCGGTGCTGACGCGGACCGGCTGGTGCGGTTCGATGCCGAGCCGCCGCGCGGTGTCCCGGGAGATCCGCGCCACGGGTGGCCGGGCCGTACCCGCGAGATTCGGTTCGTCGTGCTGCATCGAACCGTTGTCCAGCAGGTGTCGCCAGCTCGCCAGCAGCGCTTTGTCCCCGACCGGTTCGTCGACCGGCTCGGCCGGTATGTCCGGGGGCTTCGGCCGGGCTCCGGGGTTCGCACCCAACCGTTGGATCTCGGCGGCCACCGCCGCCGGGGTCTGAGTGAACAGGTCCACGTCCATCTCCACCGCGAGGGTGTCCAGCACCCGGCAGTCCGGCAGCGCGCCGGTGCCCTCGATGGTGATCTCGAACTCGCGGGGACGTCCCTCCCAGTTCAGGAAGGTGCCGGACTTCTCGACCGTGGGCGCGATGGGAAGCACCACGTCGGCGTGCTCGGTCACGCCGGAGGGGCGCAGTTCGAGGCTGACTACGAACCCGGCCGACCGGAGCGCGCGACGCGCCTGCTCGGGGTCCGGCAGATCGTCGGGATCGACCCCGCCAACCAGCAGGCCGGACAGCTCACCGGACTCCGCCGCGGCGAGGATGCCGTCGAGCTCCCGGCCGGGGATGCTGGGCAGGCTTCCCTCCGGGACACCCCATGCCCGCTCGATCCCCGAGCGCACCACCGAGTCGGAGACGGGTCGGCCGTTGGGAAGCAGCGTCGGGAGCGTCCCCGCCTCCACCGCACCGCGTTCCCCGGCACGGCGCGGGATCCAGGCGATGCCCGCGCCGGTGCGTTCGGCCACCCGCATCGCTGCGGTGTAGACACCGGAAACCTGGGAGCACCGCTCGCCCAGCAACAGGACGGCACCCGGCTCGGACAGCGCCTGTTCCACTTCGGGCGGTAGTTCGTACAGCGCGGCGGCCTCCCCGCCCGGCAGGCAGGGCAGCAGTCCCCCGCTGTGGATGGGGCTGCCGGAGTCGACGATGTCGGTGGTCTTCTCCACACCGGGCGAGTCCCACTGTCCGAGGTGGAACACCCTGGTGCTCCCGTCGCGGGCGGCCTTGCGCAACCGGAGGAAGACGATGGGCGACTCCTCCTCGGGCTCGAAAGCCACGCACAGCACCGTGGGGGCCGCTTCCAACGAGGAGTAGCTGACGCCGTCCTCCGGCCCGGTTCCGACCACCGAGGCACCCAGGAAGTCGAGCTCCTCGGTGGAGTGCGGCCTGGCGCGGTGATCGATGTCGTTGGTGCCCAGCGCCATCCGGGCGAACTTCCCGTAGGCGTAGGCGTCCTCGCGGGTGAGCCTGCCTCCGGGCAGCACCCCGACGCCGCGCGAGTCGCGCGCGGTGAGCAGCCCGTCCGCCGCACGGCGCAGCGCCTCGGTCCAGGAGGTCTCCCGCAGCTCACCCGACTCCGCGTCCCGCACCATCGGGCGGGTGAGCCGGTCGCTGGCGGTCGCGTACCGGAACGCGAAGCGCCCCTTGTCGCAGTTCCACTCCTCGTTGACCTCGGGGTCCTCACCCGCCAGCCTGCGCATCACCTTGCCGCGGCGCCAGTCGGTGCGCTGCGAGCAGCCCGAGGCGCAGTGCTCGCAGACACCCGGGGTGGACACGAGGTCGAACGGGCGGGAGCGGAATCGGTAAGCCGCGCTGGTGAGCGCTCCCACTGGGCAGATCTGAATGGTGTTACCGGAGAAATAGGACTGGAACGGCTGCTCCTCGCCGATGCCGATCTGCTGCGTGGCGCCGCGTTCGAGCAGTTCGATGAACGGGTCACCGGCGATCTGCTTGGAGAACCTGGTGCAGCGCTGGCAGAGCACACAGCGCTCCCGGTCCAGCAGGATCTGCGAGGAGATCGAGACGGGTTTGGCGAAGGTGCGCTTCTTGTCCACGAACCGCGACTCGCTGCGCCCGTGCTTGAGCGCCTGGTTCTGCAGCGGGCACTCCCCGCCCTTGTCGCAGACGGGGCAGTCCAGCGGGTGGTTGATCAGCAGCAGCTCCATCACACCCTGCTGGGCCTTGTCGGCCACCTGCGAGGTCTGCTGGGTGTTGACCACCATCCCGTCGGCCACCGCCGTGGTGCAGGAGGCCGCGGGTTTGGGCATCGGTTTGCCGTTGACCTCGACCTCGACCAGGCACTGCCTGCAGGCACCCGCCGGGTCGAGCAGCGGGTGGTCGCAGAACCGGGGAATCACGATGCCCAGCCGCTCGGCGGTACGGATCACCAGCTCGCCCTTCGGGGCGTCGACCTCGATACCGTCGATGGTCAGCCGGACGTGTCCTTCCGGTACCGGACGGGACTGCGCGGTGTCGTTTCCGGACGCGGATGCCACCGTCATCGGGCCACTCCTGCCAGTGCGGGTTCCTCTGTCGTGTCGTGCCCGCGGTTGCTCTCGCACAGGGCGAGGAACTCTTCGCGGAAGTACTTGATGCCGCTGGTGATCGGGCTGACAGCGCCGTCACCCAGCGCGCAGAACGAACGGCCGAGCACGTTGTCGCAGACGTCGAGCAGCGTGTCGATGTCCTGCTCGGTGCCGTGCCCGTCCACCATTCGCTCCAGCACCTGCGCCAGCCAGAAACACCCCTCGCGACACGGGGTGCACTTGCCGCACGACTCGTGCTCGTAGAACTGGGTCCACTTCATCACCGCCCAGGGCACGGAAACCGTCTCGTTGAAGATCATCAACGCGGTGGTGCCCAGCATGGATCCGGCCTCGGTAGCCCCCTCGAAGTCGAGCGGCACGTCGAGGTGGTCGGCGGTGAACAGCGGGGTGGAGGAGCCGCCCGGAGTCCAGAACTTCAGCGGGATCCCGTCCTTCATGCCGCCC
This portion of the Actinopolyspora lacussalsi genome encodes:
- a CDS encoding NADH-quinone oxidoreductase subunit G (product_source=KO:K00336; cath_funfam=2.20.25.90,3.30.70.20,3.40.50.740; cog=COG1034; ko=KO:K00336; pfam=PF00384,PF01568,PF10588,PF13510; smart=SM00929; superfamily=50692,53706,54292,54862; tigrfam=TIGR01973) encodes the protein MTVASASGNDTAQSRPVPEGHVRLTIDGIEVDAPKGELVIRTAERLGIVIPRFCDHPLLDPAGACRQCLVEVEVNGKPMPKPAASCTTAVADGMVVNTQQTSQVADKAQQGVMELLLINHPLDCPVCDKGGECPLQNQALKHGRSESRFVDKKRTFAKPVSISSQILLDRERCVLCQRCTRFSKQIAGDPFIELLERGATQQIGIGEEQPFQSYFSGNTIQICPVGALTSAAYRFRSRPFDLVSTPGVCEHCASGCSQRTDWRRGKVMRRLAGEDPEVNEEWNCDKGRFAFRYATASDRLTRPMVRDAESGELRETSWTEALRRAADGLLTARDSRGVGVLPGGRLTREDAYAYGKFARMALGTNDIDHRARPHSTEELDFLGASVVGTGPEDGVSYSSLEAAPTVLCVAFEPEEESPIVFLRLRKAARDGSTRVFHLGQWDSPGVEKTTDIVDSGSPIHSGGLLPCLPGGEAAALYELPPEVEQALSEPGAVLLLGERCSQVSGVYTAAMRVAERTGAGIAWIPRRAGERGAVEAGTLPTLLPNGRPVSDSVVRSGIERAWGVPEGSLPSIPGRELDGILAAAESGELSGLLVGGVDPDDLPDPEQARRALRSAGFVVSLELRPSGVTEHADVVLPIAPTVEKSGTFLNWEGRPREFEITIEGTGALPDCRVLDTLAVEMDVDLFTQTPAAVAAEIQRLGANPGARPKPPDIPAEPVDEPVGDKALLASWRHLLDNGSMQHDEPNLAGTARPPVARISRDTARRLGIEPHQPVRVSTERGTVALESEIVEMPDGVVWLPGNSGPAKVQSVLGAGHGTVVGLAAGPLPPPGGGPKSPEPDETAAGEAVSAAVTNGHGANGHDDGANGHGAGGLGAAGHGPNGNGHTGTDGGVA
- a CDS encoding NADH-quinone oxidoreductase subunit H (product_source=KO:K00337; cog=COG1005; ko=KO:K00337; pfam=PF00146; superfamily=53067; transmembrane_helix_parts=Outside_1_14,TMhelix_15_37,Inside_38_82,TMhelix_83_105,Outside_106_124,TMhelix_125_147,Inside_148_159,TMhelix_160_182,Outside_183_196,TMhelix_197_216,Inside_217_244,TMhelix_245_267,Outside_268_286,TMhelix_287_309,Inside_310_320,TMhelix_321_343,Outside_344_352,TMhelix_353_375,Inside_376_444), giving the protein MNETARLISDDPIWLILIKVVATFAFLVVMTLLTIWAERRVIGRMQQRPGPNRAGPFGMLQSLADGLKLAFKEDIRPVMADKWIYILAPVISATPALVAFSVIPIGGEVTIFGEPTALQLVELPVSLLVVLACAAVGVYGIVLAGWSSGSPYPLLGALRSAAQVISYEIAMGLSFIAVILYSGTLSTSGIVAAQQNGWFFALLPFSFLVYAVAMVGETNRAPFDLPEAESELVGGFHTEYSSLKFALFFLAEYINMVTVSALATTLFLGGWHAPWPLYLIGDGVLNTGWWPVLWFLGKTLAFLFVFVWLRATLPRLRYDQFMNLGWKILVPLSLVWICAVTAIRGIRNADLLGSQQFLFIGGGIVVLLLIVAFLVPDRKPPEEEQEEPRAPLSGGGYPVPPLDLKVPETPRETRVSATTGTRSRLPEAGQEPTSSTKEAPDGND